CGTTAACTCTGGACGGAAACCTCAAATCTCAATCACAATTTCCTGACCCCAATTTTCTGTCACCATGCAAACATGCTCTTCCTCCATTTTTCATCTCTCTTTTCACCTTAGATATTCACAACActtctgtaaaaaaaataataaattattttttacattataaattgctataacttaaaaattataacaaattaatactatctatcatatttaaataaaaccaatATGAAAAACTAAAGCTTTGACCAGGTAATAAACATACGTCATGGTTTTAcctatagaaaaaaatatttatcataattcttAGTTGTAACTAATGTTTTAGCATCTCTTGCTAAAACAAAACCTAATGATTGTTGTTCAGtagtgattaattaatatttatcaagaatttttaattttttaaccataagtaaaaatcatattttggcaggtcaaaataataattattaggctaaaatatgattgttaaaaagtttataatataatagcCTAAACAACATCTAACAACTATCCCCTTATTAGTTTTTGGTATAATGAAGGCAAGGTCGTCTGAGCAGAGTATTTTGGTAGGGAAGTTGTTTATTGGTGAGCTGTGCGTCGTCCTGCAAGAATATGTTTTTGCACTAAGTTCATCTCACATGCTCTCGTTTTTCATAAATCTCACTTACTAGTTACtacattctctctctctctctctctctctctctctctctctctctctctctctctcacacacacacacacacacacacacacacacacacacggtGACTGGGAAACAGATATGTGGGATGATTGCAAAAGATCATGAGGGGTTCTCAAATGTTTGATTTATGGCATTGGAGAATTCTTGCGTTGTCTCTTCTAGTTCGGGCTCAATGTTTCGGGCTCAACACCGACGGGGTTCTCTTGCTATCTTTCAAGTACAGTATTACAAGCGATCCATTCGGAGTTCTGAGGAGCTGGATTTACCACGATGAGAATCCATGCTCCTGGAATGGAGTCACCTGCGGAACTCCGGGCTCGGGGGACGCCTATTTTCGGGTTACTGGCCTCTCGCTCCCGGATTCCGGGCTTAGGGGCACAATCCCTGCAACTCTTGGCATGATCGAGTACCTTCAAAACCTAAATCTCTCCGACAATTCCATCAATGGTTCCCTTCCTTTGTCTCTGTTCAGTGCTTCTCAGcttcaaattcttgatttatccAACAATTTGATCTCTGGCGGGCTTCCGGAGCTCGTGGGGAAGCTGCAAAACCTGCAGCTTCTTAATCTCTCCGATAATGCGCTCGTCGGTAACCTGCCTGTAAATTTGACGACGATTCAGAATTTAACCGCAGTTTCTTTGAAGAATAATTACTTTTCTGGTCCAATTCCTGGTGGGTTTAATTCAGTTCGAGTTTTGGATCTGTCTTCCAATTTGATTAACGGATCTTTGCCGCAGGATTTCGGCGGCGGTAACCTTGTTTACTTAAACGTCTCCTTTAACAGACTCGCCGGAGATATCCCGCTGGAATTTGCAAGCAAAATTCCTGCTAATGCTACCATAGATCTTTCATTCAATAACCTGACAGGCCCGATTCCCGATTCTAATCTTTTCTCTAACCAAGATTCCAAATCATACGCCGGCAATCCTGAATTATGCGGGAAGCAGTTGAAAAAACTCTGTCCCGTTCCGTCTTCCGCCGCCACTCCGCCAATTGCATCTGCACCTGCAGACTCTACTCCAGCAATCGCTGCCATACCTCAAACCTCGGGCTCAAACCCACCCACCGGCGGAAACCCACCTCAAGGAAAACGAACCGGATTGAGAACCGGAACCATCTTGGCTATCGTCGTCGGAGACATCGCCGGAATTGGAATCCTGGCGCTGATTTTCGCGTGTGTTTATCACcggaagagaagaaaaaaagcagAGAAAAACATCAAACATGAAGCAGAAAGCGCAAAAGACTTCGACTGGGCGGCGGCCTCTGCATCATCCTCGGAGTACAACTGGTTGAGAACGTGGACTTGCTTGAAAAAACAACGACACGCCGCCGATGGCGAGGAAGAAACAACCACAGAGTCCACGAGCTCCGACGGAGAAGACACCGAAAACCCGCACAAGAATCAGGGAATTCAGGCGACCCAAGAGCAGAAACCCGGGTCGCTGGTGACGGTTGACGgggaaaaagaacttgaatTGGAGACACTGCTGAAGGCCTCGGCCTACATTTTGGGCGCCTCCGGTTCGAGCATAATTTACAAGGCGGTTCTTGAAGACGGCACGACACTGGCGGTCCGTAGGATTGGGGAGAATGGCGTGGAGCGGGTCAAAGATTTCGAGAATCAGAATCAGGTTCGGGTAATTGCCAAACTGGTGCACCCGAATTTGGTTCGAATACGAGGATTCTACTGGGGTACTGATGAGAAGCTCATCATCTATGATTTTGTTCCCAACGGTAGCCTTGCCAATGCCCGTTACAGTAAGTCCCCTTTCATTTCCATTTTAATCTTTAAaggcatttatttttatagcaattgatatttttttaaaattattcttgaaattttggagttaaattgtaaaaaaaaatctaacaattataattgaaattaaaagaaaacatattaaaattttcaatgttagcccaatttcaatttcaacataatatatgaaatgatAATTGACAAGTATATATGTGAGCCGCAGTAGCATTTGAATTAGACTTCATCACTTGCGTTTTTATAATATGCTATTCATTACATTATTTCATGACAATTATTGCATTCAATTTCTTGTGTGAACATTGCAGCCAACatttattaacataaattcatattacatCTCGTGTTGCATTTCACTGCATCTATAAACATTTACACAATTTATCTAAAAAGATATGTAccgtaaatattatatgtattacgTTCATatcaagaatatatttaaaaattatatatatatatttaatagagGTGATTTTTAAggtaaaaataaaacgaaattagtatataaaatatgttatgCAATGTCACAATCTGAATATTGTAGTTTGGATTGATACTTGATATGGGGCGTAGAGTATGATGGTCCCCTTTCTTTATATGTTCACTTCTTATCCTTGCTCTTAAAACTTCCTATGCGCCATTTTGGTAGTAAATATAAAGTTTCTGCTAACGTGAGCTGGAACTGGAGTGTAAGTTAAACGGTGGAGTAGGTGTAACTGAAACCTTCTTTTTAATTGTATCCCCGCTTCAAGTCAACCGTGCGTGTCCTCTAGCCcgtgtttttatttattatcctTGGCCCACTGCGCATAATAGATTAATATGTGTGTCCCGCTATTACCATAAGCCCAATGTCATCTTCTAGTAGTCATCTGCATGGAAAGCGACTAGCCTTCCACTGCTAACCTGCGCACTTTTGTGGTGCAATTTTCAGGGAAACCCGGCGCATCTCCTTGTCATTTTCCCTGGGAAATGCGGCTCAAGATAGCAAAAGGTGTGGCACGTGGACTCTGTTACATCCACGAGAAGAAGCACGTGCATGGAAACTTAAAGCCCAGTAACATTCTACTGGACCTGGACATGGAGCCCAAGATTGGAGATTTCGGGCTCGAAAGACTTGTAACGGGGGATAACAGCTCTAAGCCCGGTGGATCGGCCCGAAATTTTGGTAGCAAGCGATCCACGGCCTCCCGCGATAGCTTTCAAGATTTCACCAGTGGGGCCACTCTGAGCCCGAGCCCAAGTATGATAGGCGTGTCGCCTTATCATGCACCTGAGTCCCTCCGTAGCATCAAGCCCAATCCAAAATGGGACGTGTTCTCTTTCGGTGTGGTGCTGCTCGAGCTGCTTACCGGAAAAATCATCGTATCGGATGAGGCGGGCCCCAACTTGATTGTTGGGTCGTCTACATCAGCAGACGACGATAAGGGCAAAGTGTTGAGGATGGCTGACGTGGCTATCCGTGCTGAGGTGGAGGGAAAAGAGGATGCCTTGTTGGCATTGCTAAAATTAGGGTATGGTTGCATATCACCTGTGCCACAAAAGAGACCATCAATGAAGGAGGTGGTTCAGGCACTTGAGAGGTTTCCATCTTCATCATGCtagtgatgatgatgatgatgaatggATGGATGCCTACATGTATGTATGGTTGACTGACatggtttttaattttttcaatttttgttttctgagAGATTCTTGATTGTAGTGATGATCATAGGTGGGTCTATGTCTGATTGGTTGTTGTCTTTTTTAAGATCATAACTAAGATTTTTAATCTTTGTCTGACAGTAGTTGGTGGGCTAATTTTGGAGctgtgtattttttatttcaatttgtcATAAGAGTAGAGAATTGACTTTTTTAATCTTCCAACCATATATGTGTTAAGAACATGGATGTTCTAATTAGTATAATTCTGTCTTAATGAttgaatatgaatatatatatatatagtttacaAGATGCTTAagaagaaattattgaaactGACCCTAATTTTATACATAGAAAGTATTTCTCAACATGTGATGGGTAGGGGCAACTAGGGCTGGCAAATGGGTTTGTGGTGTAGGGCTTTTGTGGGGTGGAAAATAAACTGGCTCCATGCCCATCCGATCAAGTTTATATTGGTCCAGtacaaaaaacaagaaatgacATATTTTCTCCAAtcaaaacaattaatttaaacattaattaatactgATACTATTCATAAACTTTAGAAGCTTTTTTGTGTTCATCTgttattgtaaatatttatcagTTTTCTAGTTATCTTGCAAGCCTCCATTTTTACTTGGTTTAGATGCATATGATTAAGGATGTCTGGGCATtttaaactcattttttaCTCATTCGATCTGTGAAATATGTTTTTATCGCACTTTAGCGACACAAATTGATCCATTATTGGTATATGTTTCGTTTCTAAACTACAattgaatgtaattatatttttttattttaaaaaaatatgtgtgtTAATCACGTATCAAAATTTGTTAGGAAATTCATACCACGATCATTCCAACAAGATAACGAGACTTAACTAAAGTAGATTTAAGACCTaatccaaatttaaaattaattaggttGTGTTAGATCCATAATCTGTGTACTCCACTACTCATAGCGCCATCCCTTAAAGGTTGTTTGCAAATGTTGAAATAAGATGATATATTTTGTAGCTTCTGTTTTATAACTGTTTAAATTAAGTAgatttaagttaaaaattataattaattttttgcaatttgttgataaaactaaatactaagattttttctaacacttcaactttaatttttatctattttttacttttgatttcaATCACCCCAAACTTTCActgttatttaatttataattttctttacaatttATCCCGAAAACTCAAAAGCATAAAGTAGGGGCGGTAAATGGGTGGAATGAATCAGGTTTGGGTTTGGTTCAAATGGATTGATAAAAAATGGGTTGCTTTTAAAATAAGTCTAAATTAATGGGTTCAAAATTGATTGGGTTGTAAGCAGGTCGAGTTTGATAACCAtttcttcatatttaatatctgaaaaaatcaaagttcagataataataaaatggaaatacttttactattattatttgtggTATTGTACGATTAAACTTGTATTATcgattattttatgaaaatatattaaagattcatttgttaaattaaaaaataaaaaatcataacataTGCAAAATAtcgtatttttcaaaataaatcatgaaatgaaaagttGTGTGATCtcttcatatttatttgtacaATTGAATTGTGGattttcaattgtaatgataataattatttatctatatcgAATTGTAAATGTTagttcattataaattattattacgtatagatatttgaatatattgattaaaaatttatatagatacgttctcattttatttttcaaaattaaaaaaaaaaaagacaaaggaGATTTACATGCTCATAtagaaattgcaaatttttactatcttataaaattattttgcatctcttttgtttcttgttaatttaaaaaatattaatttactaaatgTGTTTTGCGAAAATTGTTTCTtgtaaaaaatgcaaaaagtaAGAATATATAGAAGTAAtcagtgatatatatatatatatagtacaactaatcaataataaatttaagggtaaattacaaccacctcCCTTGAAATTTGGCGTAATTTCAAATACTcatcattgtttgaaaaattacaaatactgcCTGATTTTAACGTCCATCTAACAACAAGCTCATTCCGTTAGGTTTGCATACAATTTTTACAgtaaactgaccaaaatacccttttaaattataaatataaattataattttatacataatttataatttttttaaatatttttatgaactaatattctttctaggttatttattttacccaccctcaaatatttttatattttttcaaaaaatcagcaagggtaaaatagtaatgtccACTCAGTCTAGgagct
Above is a genomic segment from Sesamum indicum cultivar Zhongzhi No. 13 linkage group LG13, S_indicum_v1.0, whole genome shotgun sequence containing:
- the LOC105176208 gene encoding probable LRR receptor-like serine/threonine-protein kinase At4g37250, which encodes MRGSQMFDLWHWRILALSLLVRAQCFGLNTDGVLLLSFKYSITSDPFGVLRSWIYHDENPCSWNGVTCGTPGSGDAYFRVTGLSLPDSGLRGTIPATLGMIEYLQNLNLSDNSINGSLPLSLFSASQLQILDLSNNLISGGLPELVGKLQNLQLLNLSDNALVGNLPVNLTTIQNLTAVSLKNNYFSGPIPGGFNSVRVLDLSSNLINGSLPQDFGGGNLVYLNVSFNRLAGDIPLEFASKIPANATIDLSFNNLTGPIPDSNLFSNQDSKSYAGNPELCGKQLKKLCPVPSSAATPPIASAPADSTPAIAAIPQTSGSNPPTGGNPPQGKRTGLRTGTILAIVVGDIAGIGILALIFACVYHRKRRKKAEKNIKHEAESAKDFDWAAASASSSEYNWLRTWTCLKKQRHAADGEEETTTESTSSDGEDTENPHKNQGIQATQEQKPGSLVTVDGEKELELETLLKASAYILGASGSSIIYKAVLEDGTTLAVRRIGENGVERVKDFENQNQVRVIAKLVHPNLVRIRGFYWGTDEKLIIYDFVPNGSLANARYRKPGASPCHFPWEMRLKIAKGVARGLCYIHEKKHVHGNLKPSNILLDLDMEPKIGDFGLERLVTGDNSSKPGGSARNFGSKRSTASRDSFQDFTSGATLSPSPSMIGVSPYHAPESLRSIKPNPKWDVFSFGVVLLELLTGKIIVSDEAGPNLIVGSSTSADDDKGKVLRMADVAIRAEVEGKEDALLALLKLGYGCISPVPQKRPSMKEVVQALERFPSSSC